The following proteins are encoded in a genomic region of Ornithinibacillus sp. 4-3:
- a CDS encoding PhoH family protein, whose translation MAADKLHVIDLQLTDPSEALALFGTNDKYLKQIEEKANVKLVTRGEQVSVSGADDAIRYVEDTLLALLAVIRKGQTIAERDVVYAVNLAKAGKIEQFETLYEDEITKNTKGKSIRVKTLGQKKYVSAIRSNDLVFGIGPAGTGKTYLAVVLAVHALRNGFVKRIILTRPAVEAGESLGFLPGDLKEKVDPYLRPLYDALHDVLGVEHTVRLIDRETIEIAPLAYMRGRTLDDAFVILDEAQNTTPEQMKMFLTRLGFGSKMVITGDITQVDLPKGVKSGLVVAQEMLSEVSGISFIHLEHTDVVRHPLVQKIIQAYEKEV comes from the coding sequence ATGGCAGCAGATAAACTTCATGTTATAGATCTTCAGCTAACAGATCCAAGTGAAGCACTTGCTTTATTTGGTACAAATGATAAATATTTAAAGCAAATTGAAGAAAAAGCAAATGTGAAATTAGTCACACGTGGGGAACAAGTAAGCGTTTCTGGAGCAGATGATGCTATTCGTTATGTGGAAGATACATTACTAGCTTTGTTAGCAGTTATTCGTAAAGGACAAACAATTGCCGAGCGTGATGTAGTCTATGCAGTAAATCTTGCGAAAGCAGGAAAAATAGAACAATTTGAAACGCTGTATGAAGATGAAATAACGAAAAACACAAAAGGGAAATCAATTCGTGTAAAAACATTAGGTCAGAAGAAATATGTTTCTGCTATTAGATCTAATGATTTAGTATTTGGAATTGGTCCCGCAGGTACAGGTAAAACATATTTAGCAGTTGTTTTAGCTGTTCATGCATTAAGAAATGGCTTTGTGAAAAGAATTATTTTAACTCGCCCCGCTGTTGAAGCTGGAGAAAGCCTTGGATTCTTACCAGGTGATTTAAAGGAAAAGGTTGATCCTTATTTACGTCCATTGTATGATGCCTTACACGATGTTTTAGGGGTAGAGCATACAGTTCGATTAATTGATCGCGAAACGATTGAAATTGCACCATTAGCCTATATGCGTGGACGTACATTAGATGATGCTTTTGTTATCTTGGATGAAGCTCAAAATACAACACCAGAACAGATGAAAATGTTTTTAACTCGTTTAGGATTTGGATCAAAAATGGTCATCACCGGAGACATTACTCAAGTAGATTTACCAAAAGGAGTTAAGTCAGGATTAGTCGTAGCTCAAGAAATGTTAAGTGAAGTATCAGGTATTTCATTTATTCATTTAGAACACACAGATGTAGTACGTCATCCACTTGTACAAAAAATTATTCAAGCATATGAAAAAGAGGTTTAA
- the yqfD gene encoding sporulation protein YqfD, translated as MKRNSLNYAIIQVERKYFNKFLQEAMEEGIIIWNVINIDNEFYEAHISIEHLPKAKEIAQQMNITLKVFAFYRFKSLIKYVLQHKALFIAGTISILFLFMLANLIWSVKINGVSFDIQQKIEEQLKQHDIMPLQFSFTKKSNHELQTSLLQEIPELLWIGVEKKGTRYQIDAVEKSIVPKTEETVPSHLVATKKGVIKRMEVRKGFPEVRVNDYVTPGKRLVSGVYEPEEEDEQDEEDEDKNSAKEIVGAEGKIIARTWYEMKMAIPLEINYERLTGAEQKKYYLQMSQLQLPIWNFKPVPFEQVQEEDQVDQLHLFHYKLPLYFIQTTIREKEMIKETRTKSEAIELGIEYAKVKIKSQLGIDAEVISEKVLHESLDNGKVNLHLFITVEEDIAMSEPVT; from the coding sequence AATAAATTTTTGCAAGAAGCGATGGAAGAGGGAATTATTATATGGAATGTCATCAATATAGATAATGAGTTTTATGAAGCACATATCTCTATTGAGCATTTACCCAAAGCAAAAGAAATAGCCCAGCAAATGAATATTACATTAAAAGTTTTCGCTTTTTACCGGTTTAAATCATTGATTAAGTATGTACTGCAGCATAAAGCATTATTTATTGCTGGAACAATTTCTATACTTTTTTTATTCATGCTGGCTAATCTCATATGGTCTGTTAAAATTAATGGAGTTTCCTTCGATATCCAACAAAAAATCGAAGAGCAATTAAAGCAACATGATATTATGCCACTTCAATTTTCTTTCACAAAAAAATCTAACCACGAACTACAAACTTCTTTACTCCAAGAAATTCCTGAGTTGCTCTGGATAGGAGTTGAAAAAAAGGGGACAAGATATCAAATTGATGCTGTAGAAAAGTCAATTGTTCCAAAAACTGAAGAAACGGTTCCTAGTCATCTTGTTGCTACGAAAAAAGGGGTTATTAAGCGAATGGAGGTACGTAAAGGCTTCCCAGAAGTGCGGGTGAATGATTACGTTACTCCAGGAAAAAGATTGGTGTCTGGGGTATATGAACCTGAGGAAGAAGATGAACAAGATGAAGAAGATGAGGATAAAAACTCTGCTAAGGAAATTGTCGGAGCAGAGGGAAAAATAATAGCAAGAACATGGTATGAAATGAAAATGGCCATTCCACTTGAAATTAATTATGAACGTTTAACTGGTGCAGAGCAAAAGAAGTACTATCTTCAGATGAGCCAGCTACAATTACCTATTTGGAATTTTAAACCTGTTCCTTTTGAACAAGTACAGGAGGAAGACCAAGTAGATCAGCTACATTTATTTCACTACAAACTTCCACTATATTTTATTCAAACAACCATAAGAGAAAAGGAAATGATAAAAGAAACCCGAACAAAATCAGAGGCAATTGAATTAGGGATTGAATATGCAAAAGTCAAAATAAAATCACAACTAGGGATAGATGCAGAAGTAATATCGGAAAAAGTTTTGCATGAATCCTTAGACAATGGTAAAGTAAACTTACACTTATTCATTACTGTGGAAGAAGACATTGCAATGTCAGAACCGGTAACCTAA